One Anastrepha obliqua isolate idAnaObli1 chromosome 6, idAnaObli1_1.0, whole genome shotgun sequence DNA window includes the following coding sequences:
- the LOC129250313 gene encoding uncharacterized protein LOC129250313 produces the protein MAAHGTQRESQAARKHKSEGAPMKSRYTKPRFILSKIAKNELAGATDERDAADKVKYQQVVKAYEDLISKKPKADNNKKGDSTKRNRLQDVIDQAPKRPEVSNSIEETKQRPFSEVVKDNLPYALIDEITNSGKAVLQKWGQMEAKLFKLVLDKHVVGAQGGTLPSFVSAGVLRGCRVIKRDDACSRVVLEKCVAEISLTLELIPTKDIPCPPRARIWLPVMDLSGADVLKYLK, from the coding sequence ATGGCGGCACATGGCACTCAGAGAGAGAGTCAGGCCGCAAGAAAACACAAGTCCGAGGGTGCCCCCATGAAGTCTCGTTACACGAAGCCGAGGTTCATTCTAAGCAAAATTGCTAAGAATGAACTCGCTGGAGCGACTGACGAGCGTGACGCGGCTGACAAGGTGAAATACCAACAGGTGGTAAAGGCGTATGAAGATTTGATATCAAAAAAACCTAAAGCGGACAACAATAAAAAAGGCGATTCGACGAAGAGAAACCGGTTACAGGACGTGATCGATCAGGCACCGAAGAGACCTGAGGTGTCCAACAGCATCGAAGAAACAAAACAACGACCGTTTAGTGAGGTGGTTAAGGATAACCTCCCCTACGCACTGATCGACGAGATTACAAATAGCGGCAAAGCGGTCCTGCAGAAGTGGGGGCAAATGGAGGCCAAACTGTTCAAGCTCGTGCTAGACAAGCATGTGGTTGGAGCACAGGGCGGAACTCTCCCTTCCTTCGTTTCTGCAGGAGTACTTCGCGGCTGTAGGGTAATCAAGCGCGACGACGCCTGTTCAAGGGTTGTCCTAGAAAAGTGCGTTGCTGAGATCAGCTTAACACTTGAGCTTATTCCGACTAAGGACATACCTTGCCCTCCTCGCGCTCGCATTTGGCTACCTGTGATGGACTTAAGCGGTGCAGATGTgctaaaatacttaaaatga